Proteins from a single region of Phycisphaeraceae bacterium D3-23:
- a CDS encoding DUF4159 domain-containing protein translates to MTPRPLFTCLLTAVASLTIVFASLVAPAQDASPEATPEVTPPDGIVVANLVYAEGRTGVCFAEQFLSTYARETGQEVERSFVAVQLGEDKLFDHPFVVLSGEKAFTLTRAEKDNLKAYLDRGGFVLASAGCSNRAWGDSFLALMDELYGDDALTPIDTGHALFHTLYDIDTVEVRRATGGPALYGLEVDGRMRLVFTPIGLNDTANAGGGCCCCGGSEIRNARLINANILAYALTH, encoded by the coding sequence ATGACCCCGCGCCCGCTCTTCACGTGCCTGCTCACCGCGGTGGCTTCGCTGACGATTGTGTTCGCGTCGCTCGTCGCGCCTGCACAAGATGCCTCCCCCGAAGCAACGCCTGAAGTGACACCACCCGACGGCATCGTCGTTGCCAACCTCGTCTACGCCGAGGGCCGCACCGGCGTCTGCTTCGCCGAGCAGTTCCTTTCGACTTACGCACGCGAAACCGGGCAGGAGGTCGAGCGCTCCTTTGTCGCGGTCCAGCTTGGCGAGGACAAGCTCTTCGACCACCCGTTCGTCGTGCTCAGTGGTGAGAAGGCGTTTACGCTGACGCGGGCCGAGAAAGACAACCTCAAGGCCTACCTCGACCGCGGCGGGTTCGTCCTCGCCTCGGCGGGCTGCTCGAACCGCGCATGGGGCGACAGCTTCCTGGCCTTGATGGATGAGCTCTACGGCGACGATGCGCTCACGCCGATCGACACCGGGCACGCGCTGTTCCACACGCTCTACGACATCGACACCGTCGAGGTCCGCCGAGCGACCGGCGGCCCGGCGCTCTACGGGCTCGAAGTGGACGGCCGGATGCGCCTCGTGTTCACGCCGATCGGGCTCAATGACACGGCCAACGCGGGCGGGGGCTGCTGCTGCTGCGGGGGTAGCGAGATCCGTAACGCCCGGCTGATCAACGCGAACATCCTGGCGTACGCGCTCACGCACTGA